A single region of the Ancylobacter novellus DSM 506 genome encodes:
- a CDS encoding 6-pyruvoyl trahydropterin synthase family protein: protein MYCVEVRDRIMIAHSLPDPFFGPAQGLHGATFVVDVAFFRESLTTKNVVVDIGAALDVLKQTLKPLAYQNLDTLPEFAGKLTTTEFLAKHIFDAMAAAARSGALGEDADGLAKIRVTLHETDLARASYEGGLR from the coding sequence ATGTACTGCGTCGAGGTCCGCGACCGGATCATGATCGCCCACTCCCTGCCCGACCCGTTCTTCGGACCGGCACAGGGCCTGCACGGCGCGACCTTCGTGGTCGACGTCGCCTTCTTCCGTGAAAGCCTGACAACTAAGAACGTCGTCGTAGACATCGGCGCCGCGCTTGATGTGCTCAAGCAGACGCTGAAGCCGCTCGCCTACCAGAATCTCGACACGCTGCCGGAATTCGCCGGCAAGCTCACCACCACCGAATTCCTGGCGAAGCACATCTTCGACGCCATGGCCGCCGCCGCCCGGAGCGGAGCGCTCGGTGAGGATGCGGACGGCCTCGCCAAGATCCGGGTGACGCTGCACGAGACCGATCTGGCGCGCGCCAGCTATGAAGGCGGGCTGCGGTGA
- a CDS encoding SDR family NAD(P)-dependent oxidoreductase yields the protein MIPATAPTPVYPELSGRLAFVTGAATGIGRAIATALARQGVRVAIGDINLGAAEDAAAAIGGGAVAVEVDVRRRASVEAAFARVLELLGGCDLLVANAGVSTMQAALEITDQEWDFNFDVNTRGVFLTNQIVARHFVATGKGCIVNTASLAAKVGAPLLAHYSASKFAVLGWTQALARELAPKGIRVNAVCPGFVATGMQSREVQWEATLRGVTPQRVIDDYIAQTPLGRLEQPEDVADVVVFLCSEQARFMTGQGVNVTGGVYTT from the coding sequence ATGATCCCCGCGACCGCCCCGACGCCCGTCTACCCCGAACTTTCCGGCCGGCTGGCCTTCGTGACGGGGGCGGCGACGGGCATCGGGCGTGCCATCGCCACGGCTCTGGCGCGCCAGGGCGTGCGGGTCGCGATCGGCGACATCAATCTCGGCGCGGCCGAGGACGCGGCGGCGGCGATCGGCGGCGGTGCCGTGGCGGTCGAGGTGGATGTGCGCCGGCGCGCCTCCGTCGAGGCGGCGTTCGCCCGCGTGCTGGAGTTGCTCGGCGGCTGCGACCTGCTGGTCGCCAATGCCGGCGTCTCGACCATGCAGGCGGCGCTCGAGATCACCGACCAGGAGTGGGACTTCAACTTCGACGTCAACACCCGCGGCGTGTTCCTCACCAACCAGATCGTCGCCCGGCATTTCGTGGCGACCGGCAAGGGCTGCATCGTCAACACCGCCTCGCTCGCCGCCAAGGTCGGGGCGCCGCTGCTGGCGCATTACTCGGCCTCCAAATTCGCCGTCCTCGGCTGGACGCAGGCGCTGGCCCGCGAGCTCGCCCCCAAGGGCATCCGCGTCAATGCCGTCTGCCCGGGCTTCGTGGCGACCGGCATGCAGTCGCGCGAGGTGCAGTGGGAGGCGACGCTGCGCGGCGTGACCCCGCAGCGCGTGATCGACGACTACATCGCCCAGACCCCGCTCGGCCGGCTGGAGCAGCCGGAGGACGTCGCCGACGTGGTGGTGTTCCTGTGCTCGGAGCAGGCCCGCTTCATGACCGGGCAGGGCGTCAACGTCACCGGCGGCGTCTACACGACCTGA
- a CDS encoding zinc-dependent alcohol dehydrogenase produces MPKPGHSAARQLWCVEPGRYEVRQAPLGEAQGDGLTLRTIVSAVSRGTERLVFEGAVPVSEHQRMRAPFQRGEFPFPVQYGYQSVGRVEAGPTAWLGRLVFALHPHQDVYALPAASVTPIPAGIPPERAVLAANMETALNAMWDAAAGPGDRITIVGGGVVGLLLTALAAALPGAEVTLVDIRPERAALAEALGAAFALPDAVRDDADIVFHASASEAGLKTALAAGGFEARIVEVSWYGEHAPSVPLGEAFHSRRLQLIGSQVGAVSPARRPRWPHARRLAKALDLLHDARLDRLVTHVVPFDEAPSRLPSLLAGGEDALAILLDYR; encoded by the coding sequence ATGCCGAAACCGGGTCACAGCGCCGCGCGACAGCTCTGGTGCGTGGAGCCGGGACGCTATGAGGTGAGGCAGGCCCCGCTCGGCGAGGCGCAGGGCGACGGGCTGACCCTGCGCACGATCGTCTCGGCCGTCAGCCGCGGCACGGAGCGCCTCGTCTTTGAGGGCGCGGTGCCCGTGAGCGAGCATCAGAGGATGCGCGCGCCGTTCCAGAGGGGCGAGTTCCCGTTCCCCGTGCAGTATGGCTACCAGAGCGTCGGCCGCGTCGAGGCGGGGCCTACGGCATGGCTCGGCCGCCTCGTCTTCGCCCTCCACCCGCATCAGGATGTCTATGCCCTGCCCGCCGCATCGGTGACGCCGATACCGGCGGGCATCCCGCCGGAGCGCGCGGTGCTGGCCGCCAATATGGAGACTGCCCTCAACGCGATGTGGGATGCCGCGGCCGGCCCCGGCGACCGCATCACCATCGTCGGCGGCGGCGTGGTCGGCCTGCTGCTCACCGCGCTCGCCGCCGCGCTGCCCGGCGCGGAGGTGACGCTGGTCGATATCAGGCCGGAGCGGGCGGCGCTGGCCGAAGCCCTCGGTGCGGCCTTCGCCCTCCCTGATGCCGTGCGCGATGATGCCGACATCGTCTTCCATGCCAGCGCCAGCGAGGCGGGGCTGAAGACGGCGCTGGCGGCGGGCGGCTTCGAGGCGCGGATCGTCGAAGTGAGCTGGTATGGCGAGCATGCCCCGTCCGTCCCGCTGGGCGAAGCCTTCCACAGCCGCCGCCTGCAGCTGATCGGCTCGCAGGTCGGCGCGGTATCGCCGGCCCGCCGGCCGCGCTGGCCGCACGCCCGCCGCCTCGCCAAGGCGCTCGACCTGCTCCACGATGCGCGCCTCGACCGGCTGGTCACGCATGTCGTCCCGTTCGACGAGGCGCCCTCGCGCCTGCCGTCCCTGCTGGCCGGCGGAGAGGACGCGCTGGCGATCCTGCTCGATTACCGATGA
- a CDS encoding HAD family hydrolase: MSARRLRAVAWDIDGTLIDSEPLHHRALVAACRALGSDISDLPDQAFRGIHMGDVWMQIAPRLPADVAQAEWLARINDHYVAHRDSLVALPGAVATIRVLARLGVPQACVSNSSRSVVDANIDALGISDAIAFSLSLDDVARGKPDPEPYRRACERLGVAPDEMVAVEDSLSGARSARAAGLYVVGYRAGGGGFEDVDLEIDGLQQIVPLFA, from the coding sequence ATGAGCGCCCGCCGGCTGCGCGCGGTCGCGTGGGACATTGACGGCACGCTGATCGACAGCGAGCCGCTGCATCACCGCGCGCTCGTCGCCGCCTGCCGGGCGCTGGGCTCGGACATCTCCGACCTGCCCGACCAGGCGTTTCGCGGCATCCATATGGGCGACGTGTGGATGCAGATCGCGCCGCGCCTGCCGGCGGATGTCGCGCAGGCCGAATGGCTGGCGCGCATCAACGACCACTATGTGGCCCACCGCGACAGCCTGGTCGCGCTTCCCGGCGCCGTGGCCACCATTCGCGTGCTGGCGAGGCTCGGCGTGCCGCAGGCCTGCGTCTCCAATTCCAGTCGCAGCGTGGTGGACGCCAATATCGACGCGCTCGGCATATCCGACGCCATCGCCTTCTCGCTCAGCCTCGACGATGTCGCCCGCGGCAAGCCCGACCCCGAGCCCTATCGCCGGGCCTGCGAGCGGCTGGGCGTCGCCCCGGACGAGATGGTGGCGGTCGAGGACAGCCTTTCCGGCGCGCGCTCGGCCCGCGCCGCCGGGCTCTACGTCGTCGGCTATCGTGCCGGCGGCGGCGGCTTCGAGGATGTCGACCTCGAAATCGACGGGCTCCAGCAGATAGTGCCGCTCTTCGCCTGA
- a CDS encoding LysR family transcriptional regulator, producing the protein MAFDGRVLAGVGVLAAVVEGGSFVRAATLLGLTASGVSRAIGRLEARLHVRLLDRTTRAITLTDEGRRFYEEVRPHLAAMEEAAAAVSGSGGVVRGRLRVDVDPFFLPLVLAGRLGIFCDRHPDLAIEFVSSERLGDLVSDGIDLAIRFGEPRHTALVSRKLIEAPILTVAAPAYLARFGAPAHPSELSTHRCLQFVDPHSGRPYPWEFVKGRQKLPVETRGPLTFTNPQALLEECLAGTGVAQVIGWGVGQLLKEGRLVDLFPAWHGERFPLYALHPSKKHVPAKVRAFIDFCTEIAATL; encoded by the coding sequence ATGGCATTCGACGGAAGGGTGCTCGCCGGGGTCGGCGTTCTCGCCGCCGTCGTCGAGGGCGGCAGCTTCGTCAGGGCGGCGACGCTCCTCGGGCTCACCGCGTCGGGCGTCAGCCGCGCCATCGGGCGCCTGGAAGCCCGGCTGCATGTGCGGCTGCTCGACCGGACGACGCGCGCGATCACGCTGACCGACGAGGGCCGGCGCTTCTACGAGGAGGTGCGACCGCATCTCGCCGCCATGGAGGAGGCCGCGGCGGCGGTGTCCGGCAGCGGAGGGGTGGTTCGCGGCCGGTTGCGGGTGGATGTCGACCCCTTCTTCCTGCCGCTGGTGCTCGCCGGCCGTCTCGGCATCTTCTGTGACCGCCATCCCGATCTCGCCATCGAGTTCGTGTCGAGCGAGCGACTGGGCGATTTGGTCTCGGACGGGATCGACCTCGCCATCCGTTTCGGCGAGCCGCGCCACACGGCGCTGGTGTCGCGCAAGCTCATCGAGGCGCCGATCCTGACCGTCGCGGCGCCGGCCTATCTCGCGAGGTTCGGAGCGCCGGCGCATCCTTCGGAGCTTTCAACGCACCGCTGCCTGCAATTCGTCGACCCCCATTCGGGCCGCCCCTATCCGTGGGAGTTCGTGAAGGGCCGGCAGAAGCTGCCGGTCGAGACTCGGGGGCCGCTCACCTTCACCAACCCGCAGGCGCTGCTCGAGGAATGCCTCGCCGGCACGGGCGTGGCACAGGTGATCGGCTGGGGCGTCGGCCAGCTTCTGAAGGAAGGGCGCCTCGTGGACCTGTTCCCCGCCTGGCATGGCGAGCGGTTCCCGCTCTACGCGCTCCACCCCTCCAAGAAGCACGTTCCCGCCAAGGTGCGGGCCTTCATCGACTTCTGCACGGAGATCGCCGCCACGCTGTGA
- the mdoH gene encoding glucans biosynthesis glucosyltransferase MdoH: protein MSFDEKVDGLFTAAEAGEACVPTGVQPLAVLRRRRALVLALNAATYAGLVGLFAHLLAYNGFSFLDGLLLLAFCLSTPWTILGFWNALIGLWLLHGPGDARHSVYPYAGKASDEASVTARIAVVMALRNEDPGRAFARLRSMREDVERSGAGGHFAWFVLSDTNRDDIAAAEEALFRAWRAEAGSRVHYRRRSDNAGFKAGNIRDFVERNGDDYDLMLVLDADSLLGAATILRMVRIMQANPMLGILQSLVVGMPSHSPFARIFQFGMRHGMRSYTMGASWWAGDCGPYWGHNALIRIAPFKAHCALPVLPGDGPLSGHVLSHDQIEAVLMRRGGYEVRVLPEETESFEENPPHLTEFTRRDLRWCQGNMQYWRLLFMPGLLPMSRFQIAWAILMYVGACAWIAFMILAALKVFDVEPTDAPFPAGLGLALFVITFLMSLAPKIAGLTDVLLRAGERRRYGGTAKLLGGALMEFLFSMLLGPVVALRIAIFMVGLTFGRTVTWEAQARDAERLSWRTALAGLWPQFLFGSMLGGMLYAFAPGAMIWAVPVLIGLLGAVPFAVLTSQPALGRWLVRRGLCATPEEAAAPDFG from the coding sequence ATGAGTTTCGATGAGAAAGTCGACGGCCTCTTCACCGCCGCCGAAGCGGGCGAAGCCTGCGTGCCGACCGGCGTGCAGCCGTTGGCCGTACTGCGCCGCCGGCGCGCGCTGGTGCTGGCGCTGAACGCGGCGACCTATGCCGGCCTCGTCGGGCTGTTCGCCCATCTCCTCGCCTATAACGGCTTCAGCTTCCTGGACGGGCTGCTGCTGTTGGCCTTCTGCCTGTCGACGCCCTGGACTATCCTCGGCTTCTGGAACGCGCTGATCGGCCTGTGGCTGCTGCACGGCCCCGGCGATGCGCGGCACTCGGTCTATCCCTATGCGGGAAAAGCGTCCGACGAGGCGTCGGTCACCGCCCGCATCGCCGTGGTCATGGCGCTGCGCAACGAGGACCCCGGGCGCGCCTTCGCCCGCCTGCGCTCCATGCGCGAGGATGTCGAGCGCAGCGGCGCCGGCGGGCACTTCGCCTGGTTCGTCCTCTCCGACACCAACCGCGACGACATCGCCGCCGCCGAGGAGGCGCTCTTCCGGGCGTGGCGCGCCGAAGCCGGGTCGCGCGTGCATTATCGCCGCCGCAGCGACAATGCCGGCTTCAAGGCCGGCAATATCCGCGACTTCGTCGAGCGGAACGGCGACGATTACGACCTGATGCTGGTGCTGGACGCCGACAGCCTGCTCGGTGCGGCGACCATATTGCGCATGGTGCGGATCATGCAGGCGAATCCCATGCTCGGCATATTGCAGAGCCTCGTCGTCGGCATGCCCTCCCATTCGCCCTTCGCGCGCATCTTCCAGTTCGGCATGCGGCACGGCATGCGCTCCTACACGATGGGCGCGTCCTGGTGGGCGGGCGATTGCGGCCCCTATTGGGGGCATAATGCGCTGATCCGCATCGCCCCCTTCAAGGCGCATTGCGCGCTGCCGGTGCTGCCGGGCGACGGGCCGCTCTCGGGTCATGTGCTCTCGCACGACCAGATCGAGGCGGTGCTGATGCGCCGCGGCGGCTACGAGGTGCGCGTGCTGCCGGAGGAGACCGAGAGCTTCGAGGAGAACCCGCCGCATCTGACCGAGTTCACCCGGCGCGACCTGCGCTGGTGCCAGGGCAACATGCAGTACTGGCGGCTACTCTTCATGCCCGGCCTGTTGCCGATGAGCCGCTTCCAGATCGCCTGGGCGATCCTGATGTATGTCGGCGCCTGCGCCTGGATCGCCTTCATGATCCTCGCCGCGCTCAAGGTGTTCGACGTCGAGCCGACCGACGCGCCGTTTCCCGCCGGGCTCGGGCTGGCGCTGTTCGTGATCACCTTCCTAATGAGCCTCGCGCCCAAGATCGCCGGCCTTACCGACGTGCTGCTGCGCGCCGGGGAGCGCCGGCGCTATGGCGGCACGGCTAAGCTGCTCGGCGGGGCGCTGATGGAATTCCTGTTCTCCATGCTGCTGGGACCGGTGGTGGCGTTGCGGATCGCCATCTTCATGGTCGGCCTCACTTTTGGGCGGACCGTGACCTGGGAGGCGCAGGCCCGCGACGCCGAGCGCCTGTCCTGGCGCACCGCGCTCGCCGGGCTGTGGCCGCAATTCCTGTTCGGGTCGATGCTCGGCGGCATGCTCTACGCCTTCGCGCCCGGCGCCATGATCTGGGCGGTGCCGGTGCTCATTGGCCTGCTCGGCGCGGTGCCCTTCGCCGTGCTCACCTCGCAGCCGGCGCTGGGGCGGTGGCTGGTCCGGCGCGGCCTCTGCGCCACGCCGGAGGAGGCCGCCGCGCCTGATTTTGGCTAG
- a CDS encoding FGGY-family carbohydrate kinase: MSCVLGLDIGTTSTIGLLLRLPGEILGVVSRPVTLTSKHAGWAEEDPADWWANVRAITRELIDKAGIDPAEIAAVGVTGMLPAVVLLDAEGRLLRPSIQQSDGRCGAEVAELRAERDEASFIARAGNGINQQLVTAKLRWIARHEPEVFARIATVFGSYDYVNWRLTGERAVEQNWALEAGFVDVASHEIDDDLVAWARIPRSAVPRKTASHEVMGRVSAEGAAETGLAPGTPVIGGAADMIASALGAGVTRRGDILLKFGGAVDILVATDQVKPDPRLYLDYHLIPGLFMPNGCMSTGGSGLNWFVRNFAGGEAAAAERAGLSLHQHLDRLADAHPAGAEGLTVLPYFLGEKTPIHDPAARGVVDGLTLSHDIGHVWRALLEGYAYACAHHVEVLRDMGHAATRVMVSDGGSNSRVWMQIVADVLQQPVHRLKGHPGSSLGAAWTAAVGIGAADWAGISRFVQQDETLEPNPAHAQTYAAGYARYRDLYRRLAARDAGRGAA; this comes from the coding sequence ATGAGCTGCGTTCTCGGCCTCGACATCGGCACGACCTCCACCATCGGCCTGCTCTTGCGGCTCCCGGGGGAGATCCTCGGCGTCGTCTCACGGCCGGTGACGCTGACCTCGAAGCATGCCGGCTGGGCGGAGGAAGACCCCGCGGATTGGTGGGCGAATGTGCGCGCCATCACCCGCGAGCTGATCGACAAGGCCGGGATCGACCCGGCCGAGATCGCCGCCGTCGGCGTCACCGGCATGCTGCCGGCCGTCGTGCTGCTGGATGCGGAAGGCCGGCTCCTGCGCCCCTCCATCCAGCAGAGCGACGGGCGCTGCGGCGCGGAAGTCGCCGAGCTGCGCGCCGAGCGCGACGAGGCGTCCTTCATCGCCAGGGCCGGCAACGGCATCAACCAGCAGCTCGTCACCGCCAAGCTGCGCTGGATCGCCCGCCACGAGCCGGAGGTGTTCGCCCGCATCGCCACCGTGTTCGGCTCCTATGACTATGTGAACTGGCGCCTCACCGGCGAGCGGGCGGTGGAGCAGAACTGGGCGCTGGAAGCCGGCTTCGTCGACGTGGCGAGCCATGAGATCGACGACGATCTCGTCGCCTGGGCGCGCATTCCGCGCAGCGCCGTCCCGCGCAAGACCGCCTCGCACGAGGTGATGGGGCGCGTCTCGGCGGAAGGCGCGGCGGAAACCGGCCTGGCGCCCGGCACGCCGGTCATCGGCGGGGCCGCGGACATGATCGCCTCGGCGCTCGGCGCCGGCGTCACCCGGCGCGGCGACATCCTGCTCAAGTTCGGCGGCGCCGTCGACATCCTCGTCGCCACCGACCAGGTGAAGCCGGACCCGCGCCTCTATCTCGACTATCACCTCATCCCCGGCCTGTTCATGCCCAATGGCTGCATGTCGACCGGCGGCTCGGGGCTTAACTGGTTCGTGCGCAACTTCGCCGGCGGCGAGGCGGCCGCCGCCGAGCGCGCGGGGCTGAGCCTGCACCAGCATCTCGACCGCCTCGCGGACGCCCATCCCGCCGGCGCGGAAGGGTTGACCGTGCTGCCCTATTTCCTCGGCGAGAAGACCCCGATCCACGACCCCGCGGCGCGGGGCGTCGTGGACGGGCTCACCCTCTCGCACGATATCGGCCATGTGTGGCGGGCGCTGCTGGAAGGCTACGCCTATGCCTGCGCCCACCATGTCGAGGTGCTCCGCGACATGGGGCACGCCGCCACGCGCGTCATGGTCTCGGACGGCGGCTCGAATTCGCGGGTGTGGATGCAGATCGTCGCCGATGTGCTGCAGCAGCCCGTCCATCGCCTGAAGGGGCATCCCGGCTCCTCGCTCGGCGCGGCCTGGACGGCGGCGGTCGGCATCGGCGCGGCGGACTGGGCCGGCATCTCCCGCTTCGTGCAGCAGGACGAGACGCTGGAGCCGAACCCGGCCCATGCGCAGACCTACGCCGCCGGCTATGCGCGCTACCGCGACCTCTACCGCCGCCTCGCGGCGAGGGACGCGGGAAGAGGCGCGGCATGA
- a CDS encoding ABC transporter ATP-binding protein: MSSIELDHVSKLYANGAYGVRDVDLSIGEGEFVIFLGPSGCGKSTTLRMIAGLEGISSGDLRIGGLSVNNVPPRDRNIAVVFQSYALYPHMSVRDNMGFGLKMRGVGKAVIDEKIREAAGLLGLTPYLDRKPAALSGGQRQRVALGRAIVRDPVAFLLDEPLSNLDAQLRAEMRLELVKLHRRLGRTIVHVTHDQVEAMTMGDRICIMREGSMIQVGKPLEVYANPVDTFVARFLATPPMNLIPARLEGRDDGLAVVGDGLDVPVPDIHRTAYARVAGREVIFGLRPEDLHEAPQPGFARIDVTVVAMEALGVENILVGQIGGESGKPVEIAARLSRHFTAPVGASVPLYLDAQPMHLFDPETTRAFPRPALRIVRS; encoded by the coding sequence ATGTCGTCGATCGAGCTCGATCATGTCTCCAAGCTCTACGCCAACGGCGCCTATGGCGTGCGTGACGTCGACCTTTCCATCGGAGAAGGCGAGTTCGTGATCTTCCTCGGCCCCTCGGGCTGCGGGAAATCGACCACGCTGCGCATGATCGCCGGGCTGGAAGGCATTTCCTCGGGCGATCTGCGCATCGGCGGGCTGAGCGTGAACAACGTGCCCCCGCGCGACCGCAACATCGCCGTCGTGTTCCAGTCCTACGCGCTCTACCCGCATATGAGCGTGCGCGACAATATGGGCTTCGGCCTCAAGATGCGCGGCGTGGGCAAGGCCGTCATCGACGAGAAGATCCGCGAGGCGGCGGGCCTGCTCGGCCTCACCCCCTATCTCGACCGCAAGCCGGCGGCGCTCTCGGGCGGCCAGCGCCAGCGCGTCGCGCTCGGCCGCGCCATCGTGCGCGATCCCGTCGCCTTCCTCCTCGACGAGCCGCTGTCCAACCTCGACGCGCAGCTGCGCGCGGAGATGCGGCTCGAGCTCGTGAAGCTGCACCGCCGGCTCGGCCGCACCATCGTCCACGTCACCCATGACCAGGTGGAGGCGATGACCATGGGCGACCGCATCTGCATCATGCGCGAGGGCAGCATGATCCAGGTCGGCAAGCCGCTGGAAGTCTACGCCAACCCGGTGGACACCTTCGTCGCCCGCTTCCTCGCCACGCCGCCGATGAACCTGATCCCCGCCCGGCTGGAAGGCCGGGACGACGGGCTCGCCGTTGTCGGCGACGGCCTCGACGTGCCGGTGCCGGACATCCACCGGACCGCCTATGCGCGGGTGGCCGGGCGCGAGGTGATCTTCGGGCTGCGTCCCGAGGACCTGCACGAGGCGCCGCAGCCCGGCTTCGCGCGCATCGACGTCACCGTGGTGGCGATGGAGGCGCTCGGCGTCGAGAACATCCTCGTCGGCCAGATCGGCGGCGAGAGCGGAAAGCCGGTGGAGATCGCCGCCCGGCTCTCGCGTCATTTCACGGCGCCGGTGGGGGCGAGCGTCCCGCTCTACCTCGACGCGCAGCCCATGCATCTGTTCGACCCGGAGACGACGCGGGCCTTTCCGCGTCCCGCCCTCCGCATCGTCAGGTCCTGA
- a CDS encoding DeoR/GlpR family DNA-binding transcription regulator, with amino-acid sequence MSFPDKSVAELAAGEDRQRMLSHVRHARILDQLALSGSISVTTVAAELGVSDMTIRRDLLELEREGRLVRVHGGAVLAETPASVAMDSEEPRFDARLRRGSEAKTAIAAYAAGLVAGYRTAAIDVGTTTYLMAGHLRDVGHLKIFTNSLRVSALLDGGAPEVYVAGGRVRAEEMSVWGPTAIAQFEKLWFDVAVLGTSGVTAEGFFDYSFEDTDMKRVYLRRSGLRILLCDSAKFQRMSLVQVGALADINILITDAEPPPRIAAALAAARVDVRIAPPAPGD; translated from the coding sequence ATGTCTTTCCCGGACAAATCCGTTGCCGAACTCGCGGCCGGCGAGGACCGCCAGCGCATGCTCTCGCATGTGCGCCACGCCCGCATCCTCGACCAGCTCGCGCTTTCCGGCTCGATCAGCGTCACCACCGTCGCCGCCGAGCTCGGCGTGTCGGACATGACCATCCGCCGCGACCTTTTGGAGCTCGAGCGCGAGGGCCGGCTGGTGCGCGTGCATGGCGGCGCCGTGCTGGCCGAGACCCCGGCCAGCGTCGCCATGGACAGCGAGGAGCCGCGCTTCGACGCGCGCCTGCGCCGCGGCAGCGAGGCCAAGACCGCCATCGCCGCCTATGCCGCCGGCCTCGTCGCCGGCTACCGCACCGCCGCCATCGACGTGGGCACCACCACCTATCTGATGGCCGGCCATCTGCGCGATGTCGGGCACCTCAAGATCTTCACCAACAGCCTGCGCGTCTCGGCCCTGCTCGACGGCGGCGCGCCCGAGGTCTACGTGGCCGGCGGGCGCGTGCGCGCGGAGGAGATGTCGGTGTGGGGTCCCACCGCCATCGCCCAGTTCGAGAAGCTGTGGTTCGACGTGGCGGTGCTCGGCACCTCCGGCGTCACCGCCGAGGGATTCTTCGACTATTCCTTCGAGGACACCGACATGAAGCGCGTCTATCTGCGCCGGTCGGGCCTGCGCATCCTGCTGTGCGACAGCGCCAAGTTCCAGCGCATGTCGCTGGTGCAGGTCGGCGCCCTCGCCGACATCAACATCCTCATCACCGATGCCGAGCCGCCCCCGCGCATCGCCGCCGCGCTCGCTGCCGCGCGCGTCGACGTGCGCATCGCGCCGCCGGCCCCCGGAGATTGA
- a CDS encoding NmrA family NAD(P)-binding protein, whose product MFVVTGITGKVGAAVAETLLAKGQRVRAVVREAGKGRAWRDRGCEIAVVPDATDAQALSAAMQGAAGVFLMMPPDYDPAPGFPRVHALAEAVRTAIAAAVPGRVVFLSTVGAQVPEFNLLNNSAIMETMLGQAKVPVALLRAAWFLDNAAWDVSAARNGRIESYLQPVERAIDMVGTRDIGRLAAELLMESWQGRRIVELAGPRKVSPKDIAAAFSKALGRPVEVRAIPREAWEPRFRAEGMQHPEDRMRMLDGFNEGWIDFQREGAEQRTGSTSLDDVISKLIAAA is encoded by the coding sequence ATGTTCGTCGTCACCGGAATTACCGGGAAAGTGGGCGCCGCGGTCGCGGAGACCCTCCTCGCCAAGGGCCAGCGCGTGCGCGCCGTGGTGCGCGAGGCCGGGAAGGGGCGCGCCTGGCGTGACCGCGGCTGCGAGATCGCCGTGGTGCCGGATGCCACCGATGCGCAGGCGCTGTCGGCGGCAATGCAGGGCGCGGCCGGCGTGTTCCTGATGATGCCGCCCGATTACGACCCGGCGCCCGGCTTCCCGCGGGTCCACGCCCTCGCCGAGGCCGTGCGCACCGCCATCGCCGCGGCAGTGCCCGGCCGGGTGGTCTTCCTCTCGACCGTCGGGGCGCAGGTGCCGGAGTTCAACCTCTTGAACAATTCCGCGATCATGGAGACCATGCTGGGGCAGGCGAAGGTGCCGGTGGCGCTGCTGCGCGCCGCCTGGTTCCTCGACAATGCCGCCTGGGATGTGAGCGCCGCCCGCAATGGCAGGATCGAGAGCTATCTCCAGCCTGTGGAGCGCGCCATCGACATGGTTGGCACCCGGGATATCGGCCGTCTGGCCGCCGAGCTCCTGATGGAGAGCTGGCAGGGGCGCCGCATCGTCGAACTCGCCGGCCCCCGCAAGGTCAGCCCGAAGGACATCGCCGCCGCCTTCTCCAAGGCGCTCGGTCGCCCGGTGGAGGTCCGTGCGATCCCGCGTGAAGCCTGGGAGCCGCGCTTCCGTGCCGAGGGCATGCAGCATCCGGAAGACCGCATGCGCATGCTGGACGGCTTCAACGAGGGCTGGATCGACTTCCAGCGCGAGGGGGCGGAGCAGCGCACGGGTTCGACATCGCTCGACGACGTGATCTCGAAGCTGATCGCGGCGGCCTAG
- a CDS encoding BtpA/SgcQ family protein yields MVFECFGAKKKVVIAMAHIGALPGAPLYDADGGLDKLIEGVLADVEKLQAGGVDAIMFGNENDRPYVFKGSPASIAAMSAIVQAVKPSLKVPFGVNYLWDPVATVAIGAVTGASFVREIFTGLFASDMGLWEPNCAEAARLRHDLKRDDMKMLFNINAEFAHSLDQRPIELRAKSAVFSSLADAILVSGPITGQPADQSHLKKVAETVTDVPIFANTGVNIDNIRDIFSVASGVVIGTHFKVGGNTWNPVEAARVSRFMDVVNAIR; encoded by the coding sequence ATGGTTTTCGAGTGTTTCGGCGCCAAGAAGAAGGTCGTCATCGCCATGGCCCATATCGGGGCTCTTCCGGGCGCCCCGCTCTATGACGCCGATGGCGGCCTCGACAAGCTGATCGAGGGCGTGCTCGCCGATGTCGAAAAGCTGCAGGCCGGCGGCGTCGACGCCATCATGTTCGGCAACGAGAACGACCGTCCCTATGTCTTCAAGGGCTCCCCGGCCTCCATCGCCGCCATGTCCGCCATCGTCCAGGCGGTCAAGCCGAGCCTGAAGGTGCCGTTCGGCGTGAACTATCTGTGGGACCCGGTCGCCACCGTCGCCATCGGCGCGGTGACGGGCGCCAGCTTCGTGCGCGAGATCTTCACCGGCCTGTTCGCCTCCGACATGGGCCTGTGGGAGCCGAACTGCGCCGAGGCGGCACGCCTGCGCCACGACCTGAAGCGCGACGACATGAAGATGCTCTTCAACATCAATGCCGAGTTCGCCCATTCGCTCGACCAGCGCCCGATCGAGCTGCGCGCCAAGAGCGCCGTCTTCTCCTCGCTCGCCGACGCCATCCTCGTCTCCGGCCCGATCACCGGCCAGCCGGCCGACCAGTCGCACCTCAAGAAGGTCGCCGAGACCGTCACGGACGTGCCGATCTTCGCCAATACCGGCGTCAACATCGACAATATCCGCGACATCTTCTCGGTCGCCTCGGGCGTCGTCATCGGCACGCACTTCAAGGTCGGCGGCAACACCTGGAACCCGGTCGAGGCGGCGCGGGTGTCGCGCTTCATGGACGTCGTGAACGCCATCCGCTGA